The window GGAGGCTACCGGCAGGAGCTGAAACGCACGCTCGGCCCCTTTCAGGTGTTCGCGATCTCGTTCGCGTTCATCTCGGTGGCGGTCGGCATCTTCGCGACGTACGACGAAGTCCTGCTGACCGCGGGGCCGGTCGGCATCTGGCTGTGGATCGTCGCGGCCGTGGGGCAGACCCTCGTGGCGCTGGTGGTGGCACAGTTCGCGGCCCGCATCCCGCTCAGCGGCTCCTCGTATCAATGGGCCTCGCGGCTGGCCAACCCGAAGATCGGCTGGTGGTTCGGCTGGCTGACCTTCTGCTACCTGGCGATCGGCGTGGTGGCGGTCGACAACGCGCTGGCGAGCCAGGCATTCATGCCCCTCGCCGGCATCACACCGGACGAGGGCACCGCACGCCTGATCACGCTCGTGGTGCTGCTCGTCCAGACCGCGCTGGCCGTGGCCTCCACGCGCCTCGTCAGCCTGATCAACACGGTCGCGGTGGGGCTCGAACTGGCGCTCGTCGTGGTGGTGGCTGTCGCCCTGGTCATCGCCGTCGCGGTCACGGGCGACGGCTCGGCCGGCAACCTCACCTCGCGCGGTGTCGTCGAGCACTCCCCCGACTACTTCGCAGTCGGCGGCGGGTTGATGCTTGCGATGATCATGGGGCTCGCGACACTCGTCGGCTTCGACTCGGCCGCGAACCTGGCCGAAGAAGCCAAGGATCCGTTCCGCACCGTTCCACGCGCGATCGTGGGATCGGTCGTAGCGGCCGGTGTCCTGGGATTGCTGTTCCTGATCACGCTCACCGTCGCGATCGACGACATCCCGCGCATCAGCAACACCGGCTCACCCGTCGCGGCGATCATGCGTGACCAGCTCGGTCCGGCGATGGAAAGGACGCTGCTGGTCGCGATCACCATCGCGTTCTTCGGCGCCGGGATCGTGGCGATGGTCGCGTGCTCACGGCTCGTCTTCGCCATGTCGCGCGACGCGCGCTTCCCCGCCCACCGCCTGATGCGGCGCGTGAATCCCCGCACGAGGACGCCCATCCCGGCGACCGTGCTGGTCTTCGCCCTGGGCGTCGTCCTGATGGTCGCGCTGCCCGGCGCCGCCCTGCTGGAACTGATCACGGCCTCGACCATCCTCCCCGCACTCACCTACGGCTCGACGATCGTGCTCTACCTGGCAGTACGCGGACGCCTGAGCCGCCAGAAGGGGGCCTTCAACCTCGGACGCTTCGAACTGCCGGTCGCGATCTGCGCCCTGGTGTGGACACTCTTCGCGTTGTTCGTACTGGTCGCCCCGGAAGAGGCATTGGTC of the Streptomyces sp. NBC_01294 genome contains:
- a CDS encoding APC family permease, encoding MAEPSSEAQDAGAVEAGGYRQELKRTLGPFQVFAISFAFISVAVGIFATYDEVLLTAGPVGIWLWIVAAVGQTLVALVVAQFAARIPLSGSSYQWASRLANPKIGWWFGWLTFCYLAIGVVAVDNALASQAFMPLAGITPDEGTARLITLVVLLVQTALAVASTRLVSLINTVAVGLELALVVVVAVALVIAVAVTGDGSAGNLTSRGVVEHSPDYFAVGGGLMLAMIMGLATLVGFDSAANLAEEAKDPFRTVPRAIVGSVVAAGVLGLLFLITLTVAIDDIPRISNTGSPVAAIMRDQLGPAMERTLLVAITIAFFGAGIVAMVACSRLVFAMSRDARFPAHRLMRRVNPRTRTPIPATVLVFALGVVLMVALPGAALLELITASTILPALTYGSTIVLYLAVRGRLSRQKGAFNLGRFELPVAICALVWTLFALFVLVAPEEALVSVVIVVGLLFLGGLFFAAMLTFDRQALETEPGEVDSFTK